DNA from Sorex araneus isolate mSorAra2 chromosome 6, mSorAra2.pri, whole genome shotgun sequence:
GCTCGTAATGGATTTGCAGGATTAATCAAACTGAGAGAGCTTCACCTAGAGCACAACCAGCTGACAAAGATTAATTTTGCTCATTTCCTCCGGCTAAGCAGTCTGCACACACTCTTCTTACGATGGAACAAAATTAGCAACTTGACGTGTGGGATGGAGTGGACCTGGAGCACTTTAGAAAAGCTAGACTTGACTGGAAATGAAATCAAAGCCATTGACCTGACAGTATTTGAGACAATGCCTAATCTTAAAATACTCCTCATGGATAACAACAAGTTAAACAGTCTTGATTCCAAGATCTTAAACTCCCTGAGATCCCTCACTACCATAGGGCTCTCTGGCAATCTGTGGGAATGCAGCCCTCGAATATGTGCTTTGGCCTCCTGGCTGGGCAGTTTCCAAGGTCGGTGGGAGCATTCAATCCTATGCCACAGTCCTGACCACACCCAGGGAGAGGATATTCTAGATGCAGTCCATGGATTTCAGCTCTGCTGGAATTTATCAACAACTGTCACTGCCATCGCTACAACTTACAGAAATCCAACCACTGAATATACAAAAAGAATAAGCTCATCAAGTTACCATGTGGGAGACAAAGAAATTCCAACTACTGCAGGCATTACTGTTACTACTGAGGAACACTTTCCTGAACCAGACAATGCCATCTTCACTCAGCGGGTAATTACAGGAACAATggctttattgttttctttcttttttattatttttatagtgttCATCTCCAGGAAGTGCTGCCCTCCCACTTTAAGAAGAATTAGGCAGTGCTCAATGATTCAGAACCACAGGCAGCTCCGATCCCAAACACGACTCCATATGTCAAACATGTCAGACCAAGGACCATATAATGAATATGAACCCACCCATGAAGGACCCTTCATCATCATCAATGGTTATGGACAGTGTAAGTGTCAGCAACTGCCATACAAAGAATGTGAAGTATAATATATCAACCCATCATCAAAACTTACATCAGATAAGTAATCTATTTTACATGTAGGGGGCTAAATACATATCTAATTTTTATCAATGGTGACATTCAGCCTAATTTTCCAAACCAAGTGGAAATTTAAGTTTTTGAAGT
Protein-coding regions in this window:
- the LRRTM2 gene encoding leucine-rich repeat transmembrane neuronal protein 2; translation: MGLHFKWPLGAPMLAAIYAMSMVLKMLPALGMACPPKCRCEKLLFYCDSQGFHSVPNATDKGSLGLSLRHNHITELERDQFASFSQLTWLHLDHNQISTVKEDAFQGLYKLKELILSSNKIFYLPNTTFTQLINLQNLDLSFNQLSSLHPELFYGLRKLQTLHLRSNSLRTIPVRLFWDCRSLEFLDLSTNRLRSLARNGFAGLIKLRELHLEHNQLTKINFAHFLRLSSLHTLFLRWNKISNLTCGMEWTWSTLEKLDLTGNEIKAIDLTVFETMPNLKILLMDNNKLNSLDSKILNSLRSLTTIGLSGNLWECSPRICALASWLGSFQGRWEHSILCHSPDHTQGEDILDAVHGFQLCWNLSTTVTAIATTYRNPTTEYTKRISSSSYHVGDKEIPTTAGITVTTEEHFPEPDNAIFTQRVITGTMALLFSFFFIIFIVFISRKCCPPTLRRIRQCSMIQNHRQLRSQTRLHMSNMSDQGPYNEYEPTHEGPFIIINGYGQCKCQQLPYKECEV